In a genomic window of Streptomyces pristinaespiralis:
- a CDS encoding AAA family ATPase has translation MMWDDYYRGDGIPRADAALPTPPPWRTFPTPSPAEVFRPPQGLTDAVNAALSLRRPLLITGGPGTGKSTVIEQVAAELALGPVLRWHITSRSTLADALYRYDALGRIHAHRLEQEKARAGQVAAADDVADFLTLGQLGTALLPSPRPRALLIDEIDKADLDLPGDLLDVLERGEFHITELLREAQEEAQVRMWNTDARHLVRRGHVQCTEFPFIVMTSNGEQDLPAAFLRRCVRFTMPKPTAALMRAVVRGHLQLDVGDSGPEAELIDDFVRRVASGENVAVDQLLGTLHLLKGTTGSPQENSRLIDLLMKDLSSA, from the coding sequence ATGATGTGGGACGACTACTACCGAGGCGACGGGATCCCGCGGGCGGACGCGGCTCTGCCGACTCCTCCGCCATGGCGCACCTTTCCTACGCCGTCACCGGCCGAGGTCTTCCGTCCCCCGCAAGGTCTGACCGACGCCGTGAACGCCGCCCTTTCGCTGCGGCGACCGCTGCTGATCACCGGCGGCCCCGGCACGGGCAAGTCCACCGTCATCGAACAGGTGGCGGCCGAACTCGCGCTCGGGCCCGTGCTGCGCTGGCACATCACTTCGCGGAGCACCCTCGCGGACGCGCTGTACCGCTATGACGCCCTGGGCCGCATCCATGCCCACCGGCTCGAGCAGGAGAAGGCGAGAGCCGGCCAGGTCGCCGCTGCGGACGACGTCGCGGACTTTCTCACCCTCGGACAGTTGGGGACCGCGTTGCTTCCGTCACCGCGCCCCCGGGCCCTGCTCATCGACGAGATCGACAAGGCCGATCTCGACCTCCCGGGTGACCTGCTGGATGTCCTGGAGCGCGGGGAGTTCCACATCACGGAACTTCTGCGGGAGGCCCAGGAGGAGGCTCAGGTGCGCATGTGGAACACCGATGCCCGCCACCTCGTGCGAAGGGGCCACGTGCAGTGCACCGAATTCCCGTTCATCGTGATGACGAGCAACGGGGAGCAGGACCTCCCCGCGGCGTTCCTGCGCCGCTGTGTGCGTTTCACCATGCCGAAGCCGACAGCCGCCCTGATGCGCGCCGTTGTCCGGGGCCACCTCCAGTTGGACGTCGGCGACTCGGGGCCCGAGGCGGAGTTGATCGATGACTTCGTACGCCGTGTCGCCTCCGGTGAGAACGTCGCCGTCGACCAGTTGCTCGGCACACTCCACCTGCTCAAGGGGACCACCGGCTCGCCCCAGGAGAACAGCCGGCTCATCGACCTTCTCATGAAGGATCTCTCAAGTGCCTGA
- a CDS encoding vWA-MoxR associated conflict system protein, producing MRSRPSMRHVLVVAPQCASMERLTRLEEAAADLFAVLSDVSVGACRPGLPPGSSALVTGDGLTSAEITATVHTAAAYAAEHGAVLVLAFLGHGFVPGQAATLHFMGADSVEDVRHGSVNVSELLTRALDHPGIPGVLGIIDTCHAAGALPAAQDLTAGTRLGQSRLSLLMGSSLSQAAVDLAFSRGLTTLLRRGLLTAGRKLTLADLGHALRRELVGQNITAFDYAGAASEPLWIARNASARMALLGGLTGPLAHEELTESLGRVDPPVPVPTPGASLQSVLQCRKDVLGRAPSEERDRAVRALDGAIIAIHTVTFIRGWIGGKLTTEAMRHALHTMLAADRRVPGASVSITDVGIIDELAFNHPESETDGLRSIARFVALLGQACGMSLDDPALEDWGQRIEAPALVNDARRHAATRTDGQRMGLVVSLHASLAGEWPETLDAWLLMDGALLEHEQFTNGSADRRGAEDAVERAVLWADEHARTLKLPLKRLDIAIPSSLLLEWRPEEAGAALLLGVRFDVRLHWSNRLNPDAVLRSIEGTLAERWETISECGDGAPVDWLAHEELADPQTLRSQLRNGRYARGIGLTQHPGTDARLMETLLAYTPVLLWPHTAGGFPKERHGCLEASWWAMPGVLTRAYRNRWRGEEAGDLADLRAVWDDQDWLRFCRHFRSTPPPAPTADEGTA from the coding sequence ATGCGCAGTAGACCAAGCATGCGGCATGTGCTCGTCGTCGCACCGCAGTGCGCCTCCATGGAGCGCCTGACGCGCTTGGAAGAAGCCGCCGCCGACCTGTTCGCCGTACTGTCCGACGTCTCGGTCGGAGCCTGCCGCCCCGGCCTTCCCCCAGGCAGCAGCGCTCTTGTCACCGGTGACGGTCTGACCAGCGCCGAAATCACCGCAACGGTGCACACGGCTGCGGCGTACGCGGCCGAACACGGCGCGGTACTGGTTCTGGCGTTCCTCGGGCACGGCTTCGTACCCGGCCAGGCGGCGACGCTCCACTTCATGGGGGCCGACTCGGTCGAGGACGTCAGGCACGGCTCGGTGAACGTGAGCGAACTCCTGACGCGGGCCCTCGACCACCCGGGGATCCCGGGCGTCCTCGGCATCATCGACACCTGTCACGCCGCCGGCGCCCTCCCGGCGGCGCAGGACCTTACCGCCGGTACACGGCTGGGGCAGAGCCGGCTGTCCCTCCTGATGGGTTCCTCGCTCAGTCAGGCCGCTGTCGACCTGGCCTTCTCCCGTGGCCTGACCACCCTCCTGAGGAGGGGCCTGCTCACGGCGGGCAGAAAACTGACCCTTGCGGACCTGGGCCACGCCTTACGCAGGGAACTCGTCGGGCAGAACATCACCGCTTTCGACTATGCCGGGGCGGCGTCCGAGCCGCTGTGGATCGCCCGTAACGCGAGCGCCCGCATGGCCCTCCTGGGCGGTCTCACGGGACCACTCGCCCACGAGGAACTCACCGAGTCGCTCGGCCGGGTCGACCCCCCGGTGCCCGTTCCGACTCCCGGTGCAAGTCTGCAGTCGGTCCTTCAATGCCGGAAGGACGTACTCGGCCGCGCCCCGTCGGAAGAGAGGGACCGCGCGGTACGCGCACTGGACGGGGCGATCATCGCCATTCACACCGTGACGTTCATCCGCGGCTGGATCGGCGGCAAGCTCACCACCGAGGCCATGCGGCACGCCCTGCACACCATGCTCGCCGCCGACAGACGGGTGCCGGGTGCGAGCGTGTCCATCACAGACGTCGGCATCATCGACGAACTCGCCTTCAACCACCCCGAGTCCGAGACCGACGGCCTGCGCTCGATCGCGCGCTTCGTCGCGCTGCTCGGCCAGGCCTGCGGAATGAGCCTCGACGACCCCGCCCTGGAGGACTGGGGACAACGGATCGAGGCGCCGGCGCTGGTCAACGATGCGCGCCGGCACGCCGCTACCCGCACGGACGGTCAGCGGATGGGTCTGGTCGTGAGCCTTCACGCCTCCCTCGCCGGAGAGTGGCCAGAGACGCTCGATGCCTGGCTTCTGATGGACGGGGCGCTGCTGGAGCACGAGCAGTTCACCAACGGGAGCGCCGACAGACGAGGCGCGGAGGACGCCGTCGAGAGGGCGGTGCTGTGGGCCGACGAACATGCGCGAACACTGAAACTGCCCTTGAAACGGCTGGACATCGCCATTCCCAGCAGCCTGCTGCTCGAATGGCGGCCCGAGGAGGCGGGTGCCGCGCTTCTTCTCGGTGTCCGCTTCGACGTCCGGCTGCACTGGAGCAACCGACTCAACCCTGACGCTGTGCTGCGCAGCATCGAAGGCACCCTCGCCGAGCGCTGGGAGACGATCTCCGAATGCGGCGACGGCGCCCCGGTCGACTGGCTGGCCCACGAGGAGCTCGCCGATCCGCAGACGCTGCGCAGCCAACTGCGCAACGGTCGCTACGCGCGGGGAATCGGCCTCACCCAGCACCCCGGCACCGATGCGCGGCTCATGGAGACGCTGCTCGCGTACACCCCCGTTCTGCTGTGGCCGCACACCGCGGGCGGGTTCCCGAAGGAACGCCACGGCTGTCTCGAAGCGAGCTGGTGGGCCATGCCGGGAGTGCTCACCCGCGCCTATCGCAACCGCTGGCGCGGGGAGGAGGCCGGTGACCTGGCCGACCTCCGGGCCGTCTGGGACGACCAGGACTGGCTGCGCTTCTGCCGGCACTTCCGTTCGACACCGCCACCGGCTCCGACTGCCGACGAGGGGACTGCATGA
- a CDS encoding lipase family protein, with protein sequence MRPRLVFIHGIGRPRDPVRELAAWTTALASGMRAAGHSALAGSLSADGGVECVFAHYDDLFRRSQAQGEGDVAPGEAEAEILSDLLLAWVDGLMAEEDGEAGRRLLAGARAQAQPRDQSQGGLDVVRRALNVATTVLALRPWGAAAQWITPKLMVRELGQVARYLARGEADAAGSGLDHRIRARVLAAIGEGPAVVVAHSLGSIVTLEALHELPSATPLFVTLGSPIAMRSVVWPRLAPQPPRVPEGVLRWRNYWDRDDIFAVRPHLERDMAANSSGVLPESRRVDSDGVWVHSAETYLARASVAGPVAEALAETATLPHGTADAQ encoded by the coding sequence ATGCGACCACGACTCGTCTTCATCCACGGGATAGGCCGCCCCCGCGACCCCGTCCGCGAGTTGGCGGCCTGGACGACGGCACTGGCCTCCGGCATGCGCGCCGCCGGACATTCGGCCCTCGCCGGCTCGCTGTCCGCCGACGGCGGCGTCGAGTGCGTTTTCGCGCACTACGACGATCTCTTCCGCCGCAGCCAGGCGCAGGGCGAAGGCGATGTGGCGCCCGGGGAGGCCGAGGCCGAGATCCTTTCGGATCTCCTCCTCGCCTGGGTCGACGGGCTGATGGCCGAGGAGGACGGAGAAGCCGGCCGCCGTCTCCTGGCGGGCGCGCGGGCACAGGCGCAGCCGAGAGACCAGAGCCAGGGCGGTCTCGACGTGGTGCGCCGGGCGCTCAACGTGGCGACCACGGTGCTCGCTCTCAGGCCGTGGGGGGCTGCAGCCCAGTGGATCACTCCCAAGCTGATGGTCCGCGAACTCGGGCAGGTGGCCAGATACCTGGCCCGTGGCGAAGCGGATGCGGCGGGTTCCGGTCTCGACCACCGCATCCGCGCGCGCGTCCTGGCAGCCATCGGCGAGGGACCGGCGGTGGTGGTCGCGCACTCGCTGGGCTCGATCGTCACCTTGGAAGCGCTGCACGAACTGCCCTCGGCCACACCTCTGTTCGTCACCCTCGGTTCACCGATCGCCATGCGGTCCGTCGTATGGCCGCGGCTTGCCCCTCAGCCTCCCCGCGTGCCCGAAGGAGTGCTCCGATGGAGGAACTACTGGGACCGTGACGACATCTTCGCCGTCCGCCCCCATCTGGAGAGGGACATGGCCGCGAACTCCTCGGGCGTGCTGCCGGAGAGCCGCCGGGTGGATTCCGACGGCGTGTGGGTCCACTCCGCGGAGACGTACCTGGCCCGGGCGAGCGTTGCCGGGCCGGTCGCCGAGGCACTGGCCGAAACCGCGACCCTGCCGCACGGAACGGCAGATGCGCAGTAG
- a CDS encoding VOC family protein, with protein sequence MSDYYNAFEMSPVPAPGPDAVPPELFRGIYGMPAFVTIPTSDLAESVDFWVRGLGFFELFTIPGRLVHLRRWAFQDVLLVPAESVPEQPPAISVSFSCVLGQVDSLVEACRAVRPDSVDGPRDTPWNTRDVAVTTPENARIVFTAAKPFDPDSQEAKNLAAIGITPPDLERDDNVEHA encoded by the coding sequence ATGAGCGACTACTACAACGCGTTCGAGATGAGTCCCGTGCCCGCTCCCGGCCCGGACGCGGTTCCGCCGGAGCTGTTCCGTGGCATCTACGGAATGCCGGCGTTCGTGACGATCCCCACGAGCGATCTGGCGGAATCGGTGGACTTCTGGGTCCGGGGCCTCGGGTTCTTCGAGCTGTTCACCATTCCCGGCAGGCTGGTGCATCTGCGCCGGTGGGCGTTCCAGGACGTGCTCCTCGTCCCGGCGGAGAGCGTGCCGGAGCAGCCGCCGGCCATCAGCGTCAGTTTCTCGTGCGTGCTCGGCCAGGTCGATTCCCTGGTCGAGGCCTGCCGTGCCGTGCGCCCGGACTCGGTCGACGGCCCCCGCGACACCCCCTGGAACACCCGCGATGTGGCGGTGACCACCCCCGAGAACGCACGGATCGTCTTCACCGCGGCGAAGCCCTTCGATCCGGACAGTCAGGAGGCGAAGAACCTTGCGGCCATCGGCATCACCCCACCGGACCTCGAGCGCGACGACAATGTGGAGCATGCCTGA
- a CDS encoding MerR family transcriptional regulator, whose translation MPDTTDADGLTVGQVSARVGVTVRALHHWDEIGLARPSLRTAVGYRLYTAGDLERLHRIVVYRELGLGLDRIGAVLDDPAADVPGALRAQREQVTERIDRLQQLGAGLDRMIDAHERGLLLTAEQQAAMFGPRWNPDWPAQARRRYGDTKQWQQYAERSAARGPEEWQVVADEVADLDRALGDAMDTGVEPGSPEAHRLVERHREVFASYFPLTRQMQVCLARRYEADPGFAAHYDGIRTGLAAWFRRIVDADARAHGIDPDTATWQ comes from the coding sequence ATGCCTGACACCACCGACGCCGACGGCCTGACCGTCGGTCAGGTCTCGGCGCGTGTGGGCGTGACGGTCCGCGCGCTGCACCACTGGGACGAGATCGGTCTGGCGCGACCGTCGCTGCGCACCGCTGTCGGATACCGGCTCTACACCGCCGGTGATCTGGAACGCCTGCACCGCATCGTCGTCTACCGCGAGCTCGGTCTCGGCCTGGACAGGATCGGGGCCGTCCTCGACGACCCGGCCGCGGACGTGCCCGGCGCACTGCGCGCACAGCGCGAACAGGTCACCGAACGGATCGACCGCCTCCAGCAGCTCGGCGCCGGGCTGGACCGGATGATCGACGCCCACGAGCGCGGCCTGCTGCTGACCGCCGAGCAGCAGGCCGCGATGTTCGGCCCCCGGTGGAACCCGGACTGGCCCGCCCAGGCCCGTCGGCGCTACGGAGACACGAAGCAATGGCAGCAGTACGCCGAACGCTCGGCCGCTCGCGGTCCTGAGGAATGGCAGGTCGTCGCCGACGAGGTCGCCGACCTCGACCGCGCGCTCGGGGACGCGATGGACACCGGCGTCGAACCCGGTAGTCCGGAGGCGCACCGACTCGTCGAGCGGCACCGCGAAGTCTTCGCTTCGTACTTCCCCCTCACCCGGCAGATGCAGGTCTGTCTCGCCCGCAGGTACGAGGCCGATCCGGGATTCGCCGCCCACTACGACGGCATCCGCACCGGCCTGGCCGCGTGGTTCCGCCGGATCGTCGACGCCGACGCGCGCGCCCACGGCATCGACCCCGACACCGCGACCTGGCAGTGA
- a CDS encoding DUF6069 family protein: MTIAPEVSVRRERSAAVPVVVAAAMAPLLVWLVADPLLGARLEVFTPRGAVELGAPQILIAGVLSALAGWGLRGLLDRFAPRRGRTIWAVAAVLVLALSCLPLTDPAISTSTRLWLGLMHVVVGAVLIPGLGRRRDDRHAAARSRG; encoded by the coding sequence ATGACCATCGCCCCTGAGGTTTCCGTCCGGCGTGAGCGGTCGGCGGCGGTCCCTGTCGTGGTGGCCGCGGCCATGGCTCCACTGCTGGTATGGCTGGTGGCCGACCCACTGCTCGGCGCGAGGCTGGAGGTGTTCACGCCGCGGGGCGCGGTGGAGCTCGGCGCTCCGCAGATCCTGATCGCCGGCGTCCTGTCCGCACTGGCGGGCTGGGGTCTGCGCGGTCTCCTGGACCGGTTCGCACCGCGGCGGGGCCGGACGATCTGGGCCGTGGCGGCCGTGCTGGTGCTGGCGCTGTCGTGCCTGCCGCTGACGGACCCGGCCATCAGCACCTCCACCCGCCTGTGGCTCGGCCTGATGCATGTCGTCGTGGGAGCCGTGCTGATCCCCGGGCTCGGTCGCCGCAGGGACGACCGGCACGCCGCCGCCCGGAGCCGTGGCTGA
- a CDS encoding MFS transporter, which translates to MTGMPQAPSNAQKSLAPAPTTPSPRTWAVVLAACAGAFLVVLDVSVVNVALPSMRADLGLSATGLQWVLNAYSIAFAGFMLLGGRAADIYGRKRMFIVGLSLFTAASVAGGLAQEGWQLLAARAVQGLGAAVLAPATLTIITSAVPPGPARTRAIATWAAVGAAGGAAGGFVGGVLTDLLSWRWVLLINVPVGVVVLAAAVVWLTESRTGGSRRLDLPGAVLVTGGLAAVAYGIVQTEQSGWGAGGTLLPLLGGLALLGLFLVVEARTKAPLMPLKLFRSRAVSAANTAMLVTGSASFAMWFFMTVYAQNVLGYTPLEAGLALVPSSVSVIVGSKLAPSLMARGGARNVAVLGTLIAATGFGWQSMMTADGTYLTAIAGPGILMMAGIGLAATPLAALATSGADSDDAGLVSGLINTSRTMGGALGLSILSTVAAARSGGATGPEGLTAGYALAFRTGTGVLLAGAVLMLLWLPRTAADRA; encoded by the coding sequence ATGACAGGCATGCCCCAGGCCCCCTCGAACGCGCAGAAGTCACTCGCCCCCGCACCCACCACGCCCTCGCCCCGTACCTGGGCGGTGGTCCTCGCCGCGTGCGCCGGTGCTTTCCTCGTCGTGCTGGACGTGTCCGTGGTGAACGTGGCACTGCCGTCGATGCGTGCCGATCTCGGACTCTCCGCGACGGGGCTGCAGTGGGTCCTCAACGCGTATTCGATCGCGTTCGCCGGATTCATGCTCCTCGGCGGGCGGGCGGCGGACATATACGGCCGGAAGCGGATGTTCATCGTCGGGCTGAGTCTTTTCACCGCCGCGTCCGTCGCCGGTGGACTTGCCCAGGAGGGCTGGCAGTTGCTGGCTGCACGCGCGGTGCAGGGGCTCGGCGCGGCCGTCCTCGCGCCGGCGACGCTGACCATCATCACCTCCGCCGTGCCGCCGGGTCCGGCACGGACCCGCGCGATCGCCACCTGGGCGGCGGTCGGAGCCGCGGGCGGCGCGGCGGGCGGGTTCGTCGGCGGGGTGCTGACCGACCTGCTGTCCTGGCGCTGGGTGCTGCTGATCAACGTTCCCGTCGGTGTGGTGGTGCTTGCCGCCGCCGTCGTGTGGCTGACGGAGAGCCGCACCGGCGGCAGCCGCCGGCTCGATCTGCCGGGCGCGGTCCTGGTGACGGGCGGTCTGGCCGCCGTCGCTTACGGCATCGTGCAGACGGAGCAGTCCGGCTGGGGCGCCGGCGGCACCCTGCTGCCGCTGCTCGGAGGGCTCGCGCTGCTCGGCCTGTTCCTGGTGGTGGAGGCCAGGACGAAGGCGCCGCTCATGCCGCTGAAGCTGTTCCGCTCGCGTGCCGTGTCGGCCGCCAACACGGCCATGCTGGTGACTGGTTCCGCGTCCTTCGCGATGTGGTTCTTCATGACGGTCTACGCCCAGAACGTCCTCGGCTACACCCCGCTGGAGGCCGGCCTCGCCCTCGTCCCCAGCTCCGTCAGCGTCATCGTCGGCTCGAAACTCGCGCCGTCACTGATGGCCAGAGGCGGCGCGCGCAACGTCGCCGTCCTCGGGACCCTGATCGCCGCGACGGGATTCGGCTGGCAGTCCATGATGACCGCGGACGGCACGTACCTCACGGCGATCGCCGGCCCGGGCATCCTGATGATGGCGGGCATCGGCCTGGCCGCCACGCCGCTCGCCGCCCTCGCCACCTCCGGCGCGGACTCCGACGACGCGGGGCTCGTCTCCGGCCTGATCAACACCTCCCGCACGATGGGCGGCGCGCTCGGCCTGTCGATCCTGTCGACGGTCGCGGCCGCACGCTCCGGCGGCGCCACCGGACCGGAGGGCCTGACGGCCGGTTACGCGCTGGCCTTCCGTACGGGGACGGGCGTGCTCCTCGCGGGCGCGGTGCTCATGCTGCTGTGGCTGCCGCGGACCGCGGCGGACCGGGCGTGA
- a CDS encoding response regulator transcription factor: MNEMPRDHRPAKSVRVLLAEDQGMMRGALALLLGLEADIDVVAQVGRGDQIVEAALTSRPDVALLDIELPGRSGLDAAADLAREVPDCRVLILTTFGRPGYLRRAMEAGAAGFLVKDGPVEELARAIRRVLTGETVVDPALAAAALGAGPNPLTARERDALGASVDGATVADIAERLHLSESTVRNYLSSAIGKTGTRNRMEAVRAARQQGWL, translated from the coding sequence ATGAACGAGATGCCGCGGGACCACAGACCGGCGAAGTCCGTGCGTGTCCTTCTCGCGGAGGACCAGGGCATGATGCGGGGCGCACTCGCCCTGCTGCTCGGTCTGGAGGCCGACATCGACGTGGTGGCGCAGGTGGGGCGGGGTGATCAGATCGTGGAGGCGGCGCTCACCTCCCGGCCGGACGTGGCCCTGCTCGACATCGAACTCCCGGGGCGCAGCGGCCTGGACGCCGCCGCCGACCTGGCACGGGAGGTGCCGGACTGCCGGGTGCTGATCCTCACCACCTTCGGCAGGCCGGGTTATCTGCGGCGGGCCATGGAGGCGGGGGCGGCCGGCTTCCTCGTGAAGGACGGGCCGGTGGAGGAGTTGGCCCGGGCGATCCGGCGGGTGCTGACCGGCGAGACGGTCGTCGATCCGGCGCTGGCCGCGGCGGCGCTCGGCGCCGGACCGAACCCGCTGACGGCCAGGGAACGGGACGCCCTCGGCGCGTCGGTGGACGGGGCGACGGTCGCCGACATCGCGGAGAGGCTGCACCTGTCCGAGTCGACCGTACGGAACTACCTGTCGTCAGCGATCGGCAAGACCGGCACCCGCAACCGGATGGAGGCGGTCCGGGCCGCCCGGCAGCAGGGCTGGCTGTGA
- a CDS encoding sensor histidine kinase gives MNLSRTRRCGGPVAAGPPGGFAMLPWLLMGLGAVANLVKGETPNPWVGALGVLAFNTLYLAVVFRAFDDARRDSALTRGALVALAALTFGLGAGYGGDWLLFFPLLGLAVGAVLRGRLLILVVVPLCVAAGAVAVWRDGWVAISVVYGTFLSSMVTAAVFKLSQTVGELRAAREELARSAVEQERLRFSRDLHDLLGHTLSVIVVKAEAARRLTERDLRAALTQITDIEAVGRQALTEIREAVTGYREGSLTAELARARDTLTTAGIDPLVRLSGPLLEPKAETLLGWVVRESVTNVVRHSGASHCEIALSGAADHARLTVTDDGRGPGPSPVPPGSGLRGLAERLAAAGGTLESGPAPQGGFRVTAEVPFTAVAFSP, from the coding sequence ATGAACCTTTCCAGGACACGTCGGTGCGGTGGGCCCGTGGCAGCCGGCCCGCCAGGAGGATTCGCAATGCTGCCCTGGCTGCTGATGGGGCTCGGCGCCGTCGCCAACCTCGTCAAGGGCGAGACCCCCAACCCCTGGGTGGGCGCCCTCGGGGTGCTCGCCTTCAACACGCTCTACCTCGCCGTCGTCTTCCGCGCCTTCGACGACGCCCGGCGCGACTCCGCCCTGACCCGGGGCGCCCTGGTGGCACTGGCCGCGCTCACCTTCGGCCTCGGCGCCGGCTACGGCGGTGACTGGCTGCTCTTCTTCCCGCTCCTCGGCCTGGCCGTGGGCGCGGTGCTGCGGGGCCGTCTGCTGATCTTGGTGGTGGTGCCCCTCTGCGTGGCCGCGGGCGCCGTCGCCGTCTGGCGGGACGGCTGGGTCGCGATCAGCGTCGTGTACGGCACGTTCCTCTCGTCGATGGTGACCGCCGCCGTCTTCAAGCTCTCGCAGACGGTGGGCGAACTGCGGGCCGCCCGCGAGGAACTGGCCCGGAGCGCCGTCGAACAGGAGCGGCTGCGCTTCTCGCGTGACCTGCACGACCTGCTGGGCCACACCCTCTCGGTGATCGTGGTGAAGGCGGAGGCCGCCCGCCGCCTCACAGAACGCGACCTGCGGGCGGCGCTGACCCAGATCACCGACATCGAGGCGGTCGGACGCCAGGCCCTCACCGAGATCCGCGAGGCGGTCACGGGCTACCGCGAGGGCAGCCTGACCGCCGAGCTCGCCCGCGCCCGCGACACCCTCACCACCGCCGGCATCGACCCTCTCGTCCGCCTGTCGGGCCCGCTGCTGGAGCCAAAGGCGGAGACCCTGCTCGGCTGGGTGGTGCGGGAGTCGGTGACCAACGTCGTGCGCCACTCGGGGGCCTCGCACTGCGAGATCGCGCTCTCGGGCGCCGCGGACCACGCCCGCCTCACGGTCACGGACGACGGCCGCGGCCCCGGCCCGTCGCCCGTCCCGCCCGGCAGCGGCCTGCGGGGACTCGCGGAACGGCTCGCCGCGGCGGGCGGCACGCTGGAGTCGGGCCCGGCCCCGCAGGGCGGCTTCCGCGTGACCGCCGAGGTGCCGTTCACGGCCGTAGCCTTCAGTCCATGA
- a CDS encoding MaoC/PaaZ C-terminal domain-containing protein: MPIDAARAVAAEPRSATVTWDHKDIQLYHLGVGAGRPATDPDELRYTLESRLHVLPSFVTVAGAGRGVVSGITLPGLDIPLASVLHGGQRIALHRPIPLTGTATSTSRIAAVYDKGKAAVLVLRTEAADDDGPLWTSDSQLFVRGEGGFGGERGPSERLEAPGRAPDRTVERHIREDQALLYRLSGDLNPLHADPDFAKLAGFDRPILHGLCTYGTTLKAVIDTLLGGDVTRVRSYRARFAGVVFPGETLRVRMWDLPRGVQVVVTAADRDDAPVLADTLVETV; this comes from the coding sequence ATGCCCATCGACGCCGCCAGGGCCGTCGCCGCCGAGCCCCGCTCCGCGACCGTCACCTGGGACCACAAGGACATCCAGCTGTACCACCTCGGCGTGGGCGCCGGCCGCCCCGCCACCGACCCCGACGAGCTGCGCTACACCCTCGAGTCCCGGCTCCACGTGCTGCCGAGCTTCGTCACCGTGGCCGGAGCGGGCAGGGGCGTCGTCAGCGGCATCACGCTCCCCGGGCTCGACATCCCGCTCGCGTCCGTCCTCCACGGCGGCCAGCGGATCGCGCTGCACCGCCCGATCCCCCTCACCGGCACGGCGACCTCCACCTCGCGGATCGCCGCCGTGTACGACAAGGGCAAGGCCGCGGTCCTCGTCCTGCGCACCGAGGCGGCCGACGACGACGGGCCGCTGTGGACCAGCGACTCCCAGCTCTTCGTACGCGGCGAAGGCGGCTTCGGCGGGGAACGCGGGCCGTCCGAGCGGCTCGAGGCCCCCGGCCGCGCCCCCGACCGGACCGTGGAGCGGCACATCCGCGAGGACCAGGCCCTGCTCTACCGGCTCTCCGGCGACCTCAACCCCCTGCACGCCGACCCCGACTTCGCCAAGCTCGCCGGCTTCGACCGGCCGATCCTGCACGGCCTGTGCACGTACGGCACGACCCTGAAGGCCGTCATCGACACCCTGCTCGGCGGGGACGTCACCCGCGTCCGCTCGTACCGCGCACGCTTCGCGGGGGTCGTGTTCCCCGGCGAGACCCTCCGCGTCCGGATGTGGGACCTGCCCCGCGGGGTCCAGGTCGTGGTGACGGCCGCGGACCGTGACGACGCCCCCGTCCTCGCCGACACCCTCGTAGAAACCGTGTGA